The DNA region AGCACAAATGGTAACTTCCTATCCAACATCAGGCCTTGTCTGGTATATAAATCGGCAAAATTTAAACCCCCATATTCAACTTTTACTTCAATCTTGCCGTCCAACGGCGGTAACTCGAAGTCTCCGACCTATCGTAATATTTAGTTACAACagtattaacacactataggcgggtagcaaaatagtccaaactaaCTTGTTGAatgacaacaaaaaataagagataattctttcagttccgtatgtaaaccaatagagtaaaatcaTCTCACCCCGCTTTTAAAGTATGTACtttcaaaaaggtaaaaattacccggcccgctaacaattaacaattctcgagacgggtatttttacccgacccgcttatagtgtgttaatatggTTGTAAACCCACCTGTAAAACATCATAACCACCGAATTTGTTCACTATTACCGACTTCGATGTGTTTGTATTCATTTTTTGgatctgaaaattaaataaaattgaatgaatcaACAGGTTATAAGAGGTcaaattgtttgaaaacaaaaaaaaatgtccgCCTTAAAGCTAACAATGCAAAAGTCGGCAACGCGGTAATGTGATATTGTACCTACTTTCAGATACAACAAAATGTTCCTTAACTGTggtaattactattttaattttaattaataatgtaacatAGTTTTCCTaacaaactatttaaataaattgataatatttttaatgtacaaatttGTTTAGAGAGGGCGTAGATGTAATGTGCAGTTGTGTATGTCAGATTTGACAGTTGTTTACAATTAGTTTCTTTTGGgaaataactgaattattgGTTaaccataatatttttagataagaaTAAAACAAGAAACCATGCCTGTACCAAATGCTTCAGATTCTGAAAAAGAAGATCAAGGTTTGTATCGTATAACCTCAACCatttaaacaatgtttcaGATACAAGAAGGAGAAACTCATGTTGAAAAGTTTATACACGttcatattcatttattaataacatttattaacaatttgtttgtgacaaccaaaaatgtttttatacgtcgacaaaattatcttattttatcaaaGATAAAAAGATTTCCATGGAATAATTAGTCGCTGTGAAGATGTAGTGAATCCATTTCTGTAATGATTTTAGGTAATCCCAGCGCTCCCGAAGGTGGAGTGGAATCAACTGATCCAAACGTTAATGAACTCATGGTAATTGACCCAGAAACACTTGAGCTGGACTTGAATCATGGCAGAATTGGAAAGATGGAAAATCTGGAACCACTCACTCAAATTGAGAGATTGTTTTTGAGATGGAATTTGATCAAGAAAATCGAAAACGTGAGCACTTTGGTCACATTGAAGGAGTTGGAATTGTATGATAATCAGATAACTAAGATTGAGAATTTGGGAGCTTTGGTGAATCTTGAGTAAGTCCTAAACTTGAATGTATTTAAAAgagtgtaattattattttttatagaattctgGACTTGTCATTTAACAGGATTAAGGAAATAGAAGGACTGGACAACCTAGTTAACttacaaaaactatttttgtcaTCAAATAAGATTGTAAAAATCCAAAATCTGGACAAtttgaaaaacttaaatttgctTGAACTTGGGGACAACAAAATAAGAGAAATCGAAAATTTGGACAGTTTAACCACACTTCAATACCTATACTTGGGtaagaacaaaattaacaagatAAAAAACCTGAATggactaaaaaatttaacctgTGTGAGTCTGCAAAGTAACAGACTagtgaaaattgaaaacttgaacGAGCTGACTGAACTGAATGAACTTTACTTGTCTGAGAATGGAATTACAGTAATGGAGAACTTGGAAGGGAATATTAAGTTAGAAACATTAGATTTGGCTCAGAATCAACTCAAGAAGATCGAGAATTTGGCACATTTGCAGGATCTCAAAGaactttgggtaaatgtataatatttacccACCTTGACatgctaattaattttatttttttagttaaatgataacaaaattgataattggAACAGTGTGCAAACATTGGAGGCAAATAAGAGTTTGAATACTGTATATTTGGAAAGAAATCCTGTGGCAGAGGATGTCATGTATCGTCGGAAATTGAAAATGATAGCGCCTAGTTTGACTCAGATAGATGCAACATTGTGTAATTAAACTCTCCTGATCAACGTACCAAATGTGCATTGCATTtcgtttttcaataatattaagacaCCAGATCAGATTCAAcagtaattttaagtttaattgctTTGGTTGTTATTAGggcagttaataatttattgtcagTTTTTAGGCTTATCATAGTTGAATGATAGTGTTATAAAGACTGTGTTAAATAAACCTTTTTTGATATAAactgtgtttttttttcaatttgtaaattaaataaactaaaataaaaacttactcAAGGTAATTCACAATAGCACTCAAATCACACTGACGTTTTCTAAACAATCTGGGCCAGTTTATCTATTGGCCTTGGAAGAGTTCATGACtatcattaattatgtaaacacACAGGATCATTAATATAatctttattgtattatattttaattatacgagGGGGAAACGTTTATtgggaaaataaaattcaatacacaataattgtttaaaaaaccaTTTAACACTGTTTATACAATTACAGGTTTGGAAATgaacctataaataaattgtaaatcaaGTTacggttttaaaataaaatatgtacatgaaattaaataaacaaaaaacaataatgaaaagaGCGTGGAGAACTGTGGTGATCCGTGGTCGTGTAGGTGAGAATAGAAAAAGCGCTGGCACCTGTTTTTGTTCTCCAGCGGGCGAACAATATAAATAGCCAACCTGGACAATTTCTGGGCGTTTTTTGGCCTGCGGTACTGTCGTTTTGTTTGTCGCGGAAGGAACGTGCCGCCTAATGTCTGACCAACAGTTCGTGCTGCGGTGGCACTACCACGAATCGACGCTGATCCACGGTCTGCCCAGATTGCTGGAGGACGACGTGCTGACGGACATCACGCTGTCTGTGGGCAGTCAGCACGTTCGGGCGCACAAAGTGATACTGGCGATGTGCAGCGTTTATTTTCTCCAGTTGTTCCAGGTGAGACCGAATAGCCCGAGTTGGATGGTTTTCTCGTTGGTTTTTCACTCGGTTGTTTTGTGAGATGGAACGCGAGGAAAATCGGGCGGTATAAATAGGCTGGCGCGGTACGGTGGTTATTTTCGGCGTGACATTTGCCGACACGTGTTAGCCGGTTCCTTCTCATTACATTCTTATTCGATACActctataaaacatttttattatttattaattgtaatacttTGATATTATACAGGAGATGAGGCATACACAACATCCAGTTGTTGTTCTGCATAACGTGACAATGGAAGACATTAGAGCAGTCCTATCTTTCATCTACCGCGGACAATGCGTCGTATCTCAAGAACAATTACCCAGTCTATTGTCAGTGGGTCGACTTTTGAAAATACAAGGCTTATGCGATATGAAAGTAACTTTCCAATTATAtccaaaattatagttttacacTAATAGTGTTACAATTTTAGGTACCAGAGAGCCAAGCAAAAATCGACCCGGTGACTACACTGGAACCAGACCAGACAGACAAAATCACAACGACCAATCTTATCGAAAGAACCGACTATAGTTGCCGGAAACGGCAACGCTACAGTCCTAAAATCGACGACGGCCCGAAACCGCATCTGAAACAATCAGTGCCCCACTGGGATCATCCGTGTTTAGGTACAATGTGCCGTCTCCAAATTAACACCAATACAATTTCAGTCAATTTCAGTTGTTTCTGAGAAGAACTCGCCTAAACCGGAAGACCTGAGTTGTGGCCCCAAGAAACCGAACCGAGAGACATCCGAGACGTGCAAGTGCTTTCTTTGCGGCAAATATCTTAGCAATCAGTATAACCTGCGGGTACACATGGAGACGCACGAGGAAACATATCATGCCTGCCAGTCATGTCCGCACGTTTCGCGGAGCAGAGACGCGTTACGCAAGCACGTCTCATATAGACATCCCGAAGAGTACCTCACGAGGAAACGAAGAAAAACTGACACTTGAGTGTCTGgcaattgaaaacaaaaatgggCTTAATGCTAAAGTCTACTATAGTTGTAAGAGGAATAGAAATAaagatgtaattaatatatttcgatTTAgctgttttattgaaaaataatttatagttcagatttattataattcagttcatattattatttaaaaaaaatgagatgTGTTGTTAACCGTTGGGTTGAAAATTTCGTAGGATTGCAttgattaaatcatttttttaatagaatttgattttattattcaatatagttTGCTTTCTAGGGCGTCTTTTTTGATCCTAtccgaaaattaaaaaaataattttccggGAGGTCTGCAAAATACTCCTCCGCGagctgatttttttattgataagcTTTTGAGGTTTGGGAAGGGATAAAGGTCCAATGGAGCCAAATCTGACGAATAAGGTGGATGGGGAAGCAATTGGATCCTTAAATCGACGCTCTTGTGTGCCGGTGCATTGTCttccaaaaacaaatttttttttcgtttacacctaccttaaaataagtaataatgttGTAGGTGCCTCCGATTTTTTAGCAAtaacgaataaaaaataatagattgggttattaaattaaacaagttgTTATAGaatcaagtttatttataaatagtatgtagttaaaataatactatattgTTATACAAATCATATTGGCCTTAATAATTCCATAACACTCCTGAAGTAATTGAGTTCACACTATTatcaaaaacacaaaaaaatgcaaaaactgacatggaataaataatttgactaagacttttcaataaaattgcacggtacaaaataaataagcgTTAAAAATTGGGTatattaaatgcattttaaaataaataactgggATGCAAAAACAAATAGTAACTTAAAACCTGTAAATGGCtccgaattttttttattttaaaaaggtgTGATTGTCCAAAGTTTGGTGTTACAATCTTGACCAACAGACACCAAAGTCGTGTTATCCACCCAGGAGAGTCTAGTAATTTGACTTTGTGGATGAGcgtctgaaaaaaatatattaatttagaacatttattaaaataattgaaatatttgcatatacttttgataataatatgtttGGCAGGTTTATCCACAGACCAAACAATAATACTTGTGTCCAAACTTCCACTTGCCACTAGTTGAGAATCAGGAGACCAGGCGACACAATTTACACGTGCGTTGTGGAAGCCCCATTCTTGATTATTAGCTTTCTGTGGATACATAAaagcaaaatttgtttataaaatataacatttgtttaaaagtaAAGTTTCTTCTTCATACTTACAGGCTAAAAATCCAATATGAACGCATGTAGAGAAAGCCACAGTAGATCGAATAAagccaaattttattttaattactcacCTTGTACTCGGTAGTTTCATAGAGTACAACTTTCCTGTTGGCATCGCACGCCACCAGATACTTGTCATCGGGCGAGTAGGCCACATCCGTGACTGGACCCAGGTGCTCCAGTTCTTGCAGAGGACTCAACTCATCCCCTTTCAATTCAAACAAATGAACCTTATTGTCGCCAGCACCGCCAACAGCCACGTGTCCCTGTCCCGAAATGCTAACGCTCGACGGCTCGTAGGACGCCTTCACGACGCTCTTCTTCTGGCAATCTCTCGAAACAGTAATCTCGTTCACGCTGGCTGTGACGACCGTACGGTCGGCGCGGTGGATGTCCATGCCGCGTGGTTGGGAACCCAATTTCAAATCCTGGGGTTTATAGACATTGCCCTCGATATCGATCTGCTTGAGACTGTCGTCAATGCCACAGGTATAAACCGTGCCCTCGTGAGCCCGCATACCGTTGATTTGATTTCCGTGTCCTGCACCTTCGATGCGTTCGTTTTCTCCGTTTTCAGTGTTccatcttaaataaaataatgtaaccaTATAATATAAACCAGTGATTAAGCGAATTTACCTGGTGACGAAACCGTCATGGGACCCTGTAAATATGGAAGAACGATCGTCGGATAAGGTAAGAACGGTGATTGGCCTGTTGTGTCCTTTAATAATCCTTAAAGGTTTTTCCGGGTTGTTAACatccaaataatttataaatccgCTTAGAGACACGGTTAAAAGATACTGATTTTGCCATAAACAAGAGACCTacaacaaaattatgtgtCATTTTCATACACCATTATAAATGTAACTAATACACACTTGTTGATCCTCAACAGTGTTACCCATTTTGAACTCAGTGACCACTTGACGCGTTTCAACATCCCAAAGTTTAGCAGTCTTGTCTCCACTGGCCGTGAGCAACTGTTTACCGTCTGGAGACCACGCCACCCCATAGACACCACCAGCGTGAGCGGGAGATCCAACTTCTCCTACCAAATCTGAGCTAGTACCGTCGTAAAGGTGAACCTTTCCATCGAAACCAGCCGAGGCGAAAAGGTTGCCGCTCGGCGAATAACGGACGGCTTGCACAAACCTAGTGTGCTCCTGAAACGATTtcaaatgttcaattttaaccCAGAATCTTTGGACAAACGTACTTGTTTGGTCATCTTGAATTTGAACGGTGGTCCTTCAAACACGGCGATGGTATTGTCTTCCGAACCGGTGATCACCCTGAACGGCCTGGATGGACGAAAGTCGCACGAATTAATCGGTTTAGATTGACCGGAAATCTCGCCAACCGATGTGCCGGTCTCGGACATAAACACATGTCCAAAACGTTCGCGTCCCTCACCGACAACCACCATCCGTTGATTGTCTGGAGACCAAGCGATGTCCTTGATGGGGCCTCCGATAGGATGGAACTCATTTTTCAGGATGTGCTCCTTGTTGACGGTGTCCCAGATGCGCACCTTTCCCGATTGATCTGCAATTAATTGGAAGGATTTAAATTAGGTTTGGAGGTGGGGCGGATTATACATGTACCTCCAGAGGCGATATAGAAACCGCTCGGTGAATATTTGGCTACGTTCACCTGACATGAATGTTCCGTGTAGATGTCCGAAATTGCGGggttctaaaaaaaatcgatgTGAAAATGTGgtaaattattaactgtttattataatgaagTGACTTGtgcaacaatatataattcattcaAACAGGTGGAGTTGAAATTTTgccagaaattatttttaaactttcgtGTTTTCATCATGTTACGCGGTTTCCAATATTACATTTACTGTTATaga from Aethina tumida isolate Nest 87 chromosome 1, icAetTumi1.1, whole genome shotgun sequence includes:
- the LOC109609676 gene encoding protein phosphatase 1 regulatory subunit 7, producing the protein MPVPNASDSEKEDQGNPSAPEGGVESTDPNVNELMVIDPETLELDLNHGRIGKMENLEPLTQIERLFLRWNLIKKIENVSTLVTLKELELYDNQITKIENLGALVNLEILDLSFNRIKEIEGLDNLVNLQKLFLSSNKIVKIQNLDNLKNLNLLELGDNKIREIENLDSLTTLQYLYLGKNKINKIKNLNGLKNLTCVSLQSNRLVKIENLNELTELNELYLSENGITVMENLEGNIKLETLDLAQNQLKKIENLAHLQDLKELWLNDNKIDNWNSVQTLEANKSLNTVYLERNPVAEDVMYRRKLKMIAPSLTQIDATLCN
- the LOC109608376 gene encoding actin-interacting protein 1 produces the protein MSYASKSIYATLPKTQRGQPLVLGGDPKGKNFLYTNGNSVIIRNIENPAISDIYTEHSCQVNVAKYSPSGFYIASGDQSGKVRIWDTVNKEHILKNEFHPIGGPIKDIAWSPDNQRMVVVGEGRERFGHVFMSETGTSVGEISGQSKPINSCDFRPSRPFRVITGSEDNTIAVFEGPPFKFKMTKQEHTRFVQAVRYSPSGNLFASAGFDGKVHLYDGTSSDLVGEVGSPAHAGGVYGVAWSPDGKQLLTASGDKTAKLWDVETRQVVTEFKMGNTVEDQQVSCLWQNQYLLTVSLSGFINYLDVNNPEKPLRIIKGHNRPITVLTLSDDRSSIFTGSHDGFVTRWNTENGENERIEGAGHGNQINGMRAHEGTVYTCGIDDSLKQIDIEGNVYKPQDLKLGSQPRGMDIHRADRTVVTASVNEITVSRDCQKKSVVKASYEPSSVSISGQGHVAVGGAGDNKVHLFELKGDELSPLQELEHLGPVTDVAYSPDDKYLVACDANRKVVLYETTEYKKANNQEWGFHNARVNCVAWSPDSQLVASGSLDTSIIVWSVDKPAKHIIIKNAHPQSQITRLSWVDNTTLVSVGQDCNTKLWTITPF
- the LOC109609686 gene encoding longitudinals lacking protein, isoforms H/M/V, with the translated sequence MSDQQFVLRWHYHESTLIHGLPRLLEDDVLTDITLSVGSQHVRAHKVILAMCSVYFLQLFQEMRHTQHPVVVLHNVTMEDIRAVLSFIYRGQCVVSQEQLPSLLSVGRLLKIQGLCDMKVPESQAKIDPVTTLEPDQTDKITTTNLIERTDYSCRKRQRYSPKIDDGPKPHLKQSVPHWDHPCLVVSEKNSPKPEDLSCGPKKPNRETSETCKCFLCGKYLSNQYNLRVHMETHEETYHACQSCPHVSRSRDALRKHVSYRHPEEYLTRKRRKTDT